From the Periophthalmus magnuspinnatus isolate fPerMag1 chromosome 1, fPerMag1.2.pri, whole genome shotgun sequence genome, one window contains:
- the mcrip2 gene encoding MAPK regulated corepressor interacting protein 2, which yields MMYTITRGPSKLVTQRRTGPTQQIESKFSDLKLKPTSWLTSNSPPPKIVFHRINGKRYNGAPHSSPSESFTPAHEENVKFVFEAWQEVEQKLETSADVTDSKGPVQYAEKTPSAAMKNFVPIDLEEWWAQRFLANIAKLT from the exons ATGATGTACACAATCACCAGAGGTCCCAGTAAACTTGTTACACAACGAAGGACAG GTCCCACTCAACAGATCGAGAGCAAGTTCAGCGACTTGAAACTTAAGCCCACGTCTTGGTTGACCTCAAA ctctcctcctccaaaGATCGTGTTTCATCGCATCAATGGGAAGCGTTACAATGGAGCCCCACACAGCAGTCCGTCCGAAAGTTTCACACCTGCACATGAGGAGAATGTCAAATTTGTGTTTGAAG CATGGCAAGAGGTGGAGCAAAAACTTGAAACCAGTGCAGACGTGACAGACAGCAAAGGCCCTGTCCAGTATGCTGAGAAGACCCCAAGTGCTGCCATGAAGA ACTTCGTGCCCATTGACCTGGAGGAGTGGTGGGCCCAGCGCTTCTTGGCTAACATTGCTAAACTAACCTGA
- the slx4 gene encoding structure-specific endonuclease subunit SLX4 — MDDSDQDFVDLCSKLLKRNRKKSVDQREPKKCTQLLSSQTTGGEKRKNKLKKDDDAEPQCSYAVRGTQSDGTGSAPGLSDVRAKDQVIHKMQKFKRASPQRLVLGDKSQPTEQDWHSQIHQGQLEIQSIALPEPEDSDEALAMRLQQGLNRETRPVDLEDEGLFFCQLCNKDLSHMTPEGRTQHINRCLDEREDHTAPPRPSGVMECPICGKGFKSQKSRASHLKRCSSDMGVSPAVLMQALQRQAEENKSTINPQTTGQKRKGSKSKMPACKKPRKKAEEMDEDTLMAMALSSSLLEQEREKLKESQAESESLKETTALNMSKSSPLKWKPNAGKGRCKKKKGGIPRPPPLLVVQDPGAALSRIQERVSALLLCNRAPSPPTPTRCSSSLPAWGGAALLWQKSALLTVFCPTDFYAPELRDFIVPQESVMTVVPSFASGDKTDTPAHHMKMRTPVASTLPPASQIRCSSLTLSTASTGQLLECSQTLRDLMELAEDGMTLTQYGYSTPELTKDQQPGTSHTLNLHSSGFVVEEEEEQNREGVSGFLPETLDCNHKGPITTVLNREAEKGRWQSLLVSRLALDLGTMVNNPQFSDVQLQVDSGEVYFAHSFMVYVRCPLLAELIHESGFGVQEEGMPAAQRVLLNDVPGQAVFALLQFLYTAHCSFPSSLRPYIIELASRFDLKNLLEFCQLQEQTLFQREDSENPNTQTDEAFIELLRSMWSDEDDGTEHNTFDNSKEMDDQPGDREIQEDKVNEDELVEIYKFVATQKKREEERESVEEENMTDHQDCPEMSPSPTKTEDTKESSEHVNTSLDRGYNCLFSESWGEFEEKDLSTLPEHKSRLQVPLSARLLSCEMSARTLLQSSASVIDKLSPSPPQNAQNMPVPGVSPGLSPALSPYEVFVGNDGADVILKKNEIVKNNDASTIKQIPSQKSEKGKEPELVVLSDSSDDMNIDLTQSSNSPSPQNVKSITDIKDQKTPDSSNTDQMGDEIPDGEVSMADCSPELSWLIPSTPVQSEKSVCTSSSQARRSLCRTQLFPKHESMTKSFPRQPSISSSETSDRKSSLDLTNDKKLDSSGFAVPRSPSRCSHHRNHSCSHLNFSKQNTPLPIPACSSTPVQTETSQLHLVSPFSADNVVSTKNTTVRSSPSPEKAEVQSFHLSTLSEQFSPSHCKINSKSSNKSRLSEDSNTSNRVENDNASLAKNDQSFEAEGGEPSFRQSFLDEPPMAFNDSWGLDACAENPYFSLKLDDSEGSVQQQDNLKNIKSATSTTSMAPDNNCNAGTTIFESPNTMLTKTSTANKPQPELEPPQDLNNSLMDSKIWDSWEEEDEENDVAPPLSERLKPPAQYKTPISNFKKQQALVPITPMPHYSDMDTPELKNKLNKFGVRPLPKRQMVLKLKEIHQYTHQLVSSDSEDEAPSAGQTAQVKAPVSDVRLASCGMAKFKKPKTTTTTSPSKVPQDEELLLASQGSNTSSTAESERSNPEVVPLSDGDSDSDGGISASQLASRLQDRLQAVHTFILSNSSLYNQILQYQPLVLSQLQQQLKAAGIRLGVTKLADYLDSQCITFTTAKPGQSAPSRRRIKKTKAAGEGRVRRKKATSAAH; from the exons ATGGATGATTCGGATCAGGATTTTGTAGACCTTTGCTCCAAGCTCCTTAAAAGGAACCGCAAGAAATCAGTGGATCAGCGAGAGCCAAAGAAATGTACACAGCTACTCAGCAGCCAGACGactggaggagaaaagagaaaaaacaaactcaagaaAGATGATGACGCTGAGCCTCAATGTTCTTATGCTGTTCGTGGTACACAGAGTGATGGCACAGGGTCTGCCCCGGGACTATCTGATGTAAGGGCCAAAGATCAGGTTATCCACAAGATGCAGAAGTTCAAAAGAGCAAGTCCACAAAGGCTGGTGTTGGGAGACAAGAGTCAGCCCACAGAGCAGGACTGGCACAGCCAGATTCATCAag GTCAATTAGAAATTCAGAGCATAGCCCTCCCTGAACCCGAGGACAGTGATGAAGCTTTGGCTATGCGTCTGCAGCAAGGGCTGAACAGAGAGACCCGCCCAGTGGATCTGGAGGATGAGGGCCTATTCTTTTGTCAGCTCTGCAACAAGGACCTTTCACACATGACGCCCGAAGGACGCACGCAGCACATCAACAG ATGTTTAGATGAAAGAGAGGACCATACAGCACCTCCACGGCCCTCTGGAGTCATGGAATGTCCCATTTGTGGAAAAGGATTCAAGTCACAAAAAAGTCGGGCGTCCCATCTGAAGCGTTGCTCTTCAGATATGGGTGTTTCCCCTGCAGTGCTCATGCAGGCTCTGCAGAGACAGGCTGAGGAAAACAAAAGCACCATAAA TCCACAGACCACAGGCCAAAAACGAAAAGGATCCAAGTCAAAAATGCCAGCATGTAAGAAGCCCAGGAAGAAGGCTGAAGAAATGGATGAAGATACGTTGATGGCCATGGCCCTGTCCTCGTCATTGCTGGAACAAGAGCGAGAGAAACTAAAGGAATCACAAGCTGAGAGCGAAAGCCTTAAAGAGACAACTGCCCTCAACATGTCCAAGAGTTCACCTCTGAAGTGGAAACCAAATGCTG GTAAAGGACgctgcaaaaagaaaaagggTGGAATCCCTCGGCCCCCTCCACTGCTTGTGGTTCAGGACCCAGGGGCAGCTCTCTCCAGGATACAGGAGCGTGTCTCGGCTCTCCTGCTCTGCAATcgtgctccctctcctccaacTCCCACCCGCTGCTCGTCCAGTTTGCCTGCCTGGGGAGGTGCCGCCCTCCTTTGGCAGAAAAGTGCATTGCTCACAGTTTTTTGCCCGACTGATTTTTATGCTCCTGAGCTTAGAGACTTCATTGTACCCCAGGAATCAGTAATG aCTGTTGTGCCATCATTTGCAAGTGGGGACAAGACTGACACTCCAGCTCATCATATGAAAATGAGGACTCCTGTAGCCTCCACTCTGCCCCCCGCCTCTCAAATACGGTgctcctctcttactctctctacTGCGAGCACAGGGCAGCTGCTCGAGTGCAGCCAGACCCTTAGAGACCTCATGGAGCTGGCTGAAGATGGGATGACACTGACGCAGTATGGCTACTCTACCCCAGAGCTCACAAAAg ACCAGCAACCTGGCACAAGTCACACCTTAAACTTACATTCAAGTGGATTTgttgtggaggaggaggaggagcagaataGGGAGGGTGTGAGTGGATTCTTACCTGAAACACTGGACTGTAATCATAAAGGACCAATAACGACTGTGTTGAACCGAGAGGCAGAGAAGGGAAGATGGCAGTCG ctACTTGTGTCTAGACTTGCTTTAGACTTGGGCACCATGGTGAACAATCCTCAGTTCAGCGATGTGCAGCTACAGGTGGACAGTGGCGAAGTCTACTTTGCTCATTCATTTATGGTGTATGttcgctgccccctgctggctgaGTTG ATCCATGAGAGCGGTTTTGGGGTGCAGGAGGAGGGAATGCCTGCCGCTCAGAGGGTGCTGTTGAATGACGTCCCAGGACAGGCAGTTTTTGCTCTGCTGCAGTTCCTCTACACTGCCCACTGCTCCTTTCCCTCTTCACTACGACCTTACATCATAGAGCTAGCATCCAG GTTTGACTTGAAAAATCTCCTGGAGTTCTGCCAGCTTCAAGAACAGACTTTGTttcagagagaggacagtgagAACCCAAACACTCAAACAGATGAGGCTTTTATTGAGCTTCTGCGCTCTATGTGGAGTGACGAAGATGACGGAACAGAAcataatacttttgacaacagtAAAGAGATGGACGACCAGCCTGGTGACAGAGAAATCCAAGAGGACAAAGTGAATGAAGATGAACTGGTAGAAATTTACAAGTTTGTTGCCActcagaaaaagagagaagaggaaagggagagtgTAGAGGAGGAAAATATGACTGATCATCAGGATTGTCCTGAAATGTCCCCAAGTCCAACCAAAACAGAAGATACAAAAGAAAGCAGTGAGCATGTTAATACCAGTTTAGATCGCGGCTACAACTGTCTCTTCTCTGAATCCTGGGGTGAGTTTGAGGAAAAAGACCTCTCCACGTTACCCGAACATAAGTCTCGATTGCAGGTTCCTCTGTCCGCTCGACTCCTGTCATGTGAAATGTCAGCCAGAACATTGCTTCAGTCCTCAGCTAGTGTGATTGACAAGCTGTCCCCAAGTCCTCCACAGAACGCACAAAACATGCCTGTCCCGGGTGTGTCTCCTGGGTTGTCCCCAGCTTTGTCCCCGTATGAGGTTTTTGTAGGGAATGATGGAGCAGATGTTATTCTGAAgaaaaatgaaattgtaaaaaacaaCGATGCCTCAACCATCAAGCAAATACCCTctcaaaaatctgaaaaaggCAAAGAACCAGAGTTAGTTGTTTTGTCTGACTCCAGTGATGACATGAACATAGATCTTACTCAGAGTTCAAACAGCCCTTCACCACAAAATGTAAAGAGCATCACCGATATTAAAGACCAGAAGACGCCTGATTCAAGTAACACAGACCAAATGGGGGACGAGATTCCTGATGGTGAAGTAAGCATGGCAGATTGTTCTCCCGAGTTATCCTGGCTTATCCCTTCCACACCGGTCCAATCTGAAAAAAGTGTTTGCACCAGTTCCTCTCAAGCCAGAAGAAGCCTTTGTAGGACTCAACTTTTCCCAAAACACGAATCAATGACTAAAAGCTTCCCAAGACAACCGTCAATTTCCAGTTCTGAGACAAGTGACAGAAAAAGCAGTTTAGATTTgacaaatgataaaaagttgGACTCTTCCGGTTTTGCTGTACCTCGAAGTCCTTCCAGGTGTTCTCACCATAGAAACCATTCCTGCTCACATCTAAATTTTTCCAAACAGAACACACCCCTCCCCATCCCGGCCTGTAGTAGCACACCTGTACAGACTGAAACATCCCAACTACACCTAGTTTCACCATTCAGTGCAGACAATGTGGTTTCAACCAAAAATACTACAGTAAGGAGCTCTCCTAGTCCAGAGAAAGCAGAAGTGCAGAGCTTTCACCTGTCTACTTTGTCGGAACAGTTCTCCCCTtcacactgtaaaataaacagtaagTCTAGCAATAAAAGCAGATTATCAGAAGACAGTAATACAAGTAACAGGGTGGAAAATGACAATGCAAGTTTGGCAAAAAATGATCAAAGTTTTGAGGCAGAAGGGGGTGAGCCCAGTTTTAGGCAAAGCTTTTTGGATGAGCCTCCAATGGCTTTCAATGACTCATGGGGTCTGGATGCATGTGCTGAAAATCCTTATTTTAGTCTCAAACTTGACGACAGCGAAGGGTCCGTGCAGCAGCAGGACAACCTGAAGAATATCAAATCAGCCACCTCAACCACATCTATGGCCCCTGATAATAATTGTAATGCAGGGACAACTATCTTTGAATCCCCAAACACAATGTTAACAAAAACATCTACTGCAAACAAACCTCAACCTGAACTTGAACCACCTCAGGACTTGAACAACAGCCTCATGGACTCCAAAATCTGGGACAGTTGggaagaggaagatgaagagaaTGACGTAGCCCCACCTCTGTCTGAGAGATTGAAACCTCCAGCACAATACAAGACTCCAA TATCTAACTTCAAAAAGCAGCAGGCCTTGGTTCCCATTACTCCAATGCCACATTACTCAGACATGGACACACCAGAGCTCAAGAACAAATTGAACAA GTTTGGAGTTCGGCCGTTACCAAAACGCCAAATGGTTTTAAAACTAAAGGAGATCCACCAGTACACCCACCAGCTGGTCAGTTCAGATTCCGAGGATgaggcgccctctgctggacaaacGGCTCAAGTCAAAGCCCCAGTCTCAGATGTCAGACTGGCCTCTTGTGGCATGGCCAAGTTCAAGAAGCCCaaaacaaccaccaccacctcaCCCAGTAAAGTACCCCAGGACGAGGAGCTCCTGTTGGCCTCTCAGGGCTCAAATACCTCCTCCACCGCAGAATCAGAAAG GTCAAACCCAGAGGTTGTGCCATTGTCTGATGGGGACTCTGACAGTGATGGGGGCATCTCTGCCTCTCAGTTGGCCTCTCGTCTGCAGGACCGGCTCCAGGCCGTCCACACATTCATTTTGTCCAACTCTTCGCTTTATAACCAAATCTTGCAATACCAACCCCTGGTCCTGTCTCAGCTTCAGCAGCAGCTGAAGGCCGCAGGGATTCGTCTCGGTGTCACGAAACTGGCAGACTACCTGGACTCTCAGTGTATCACCTTTACTACAGCCAAACCGGGCCAGTCCGCCCCTTCCCGGAGGAGGATCAAAAAGACTAAGGCAGCAGGAGAAGGCAGAGTGAGGCGGAAAAAAGCCACTTCAGCTGCCCATTAA